CAGTGGCTGAATTCCTACCGGGATCTGCCTTTTTTGCACTACCAGTGGGGCGCGGTGTTTCGCGCCGAGTTGCGCACCAAGCTCTTCTTGCGCACCGCCGAGTTCTACTGGCACGAGGGCCACACCGCGCACGCCACGCAGGAAGAAGCGATGGCGGAAACCATGCAGCAGCTCGACCTTTACCACGAGTTCTGCCGTGACGTGCTGGCCCTGCCAGTCATTCGTGGGCCGAAGTCGGCCTCAGAGCGCTTTGCGGGCGCGGTGGAGACTTTCAGCATCGAGGGCATGATGCGCGACGGCAAGGCGTTGCAGAGCGGCACCAGCCATTATCTCGGGCAGAACTTCGCCAAAGCCTTCGACGTGAAGTTTCAGGGCAGTGACCAGAAGGAGCACTTCGTTCACACGACCAGCTGGGCGATCTCGAGCCGCATCATCGGCGCGCTGATCATGACCCACGGGGATGACAAGGGCCTGCAGCTTCCGCCGAACATCGCGCCCATCCAGGTGGTGGTCGTGCCGGTGGTCCGCAAGGACAATGCCGAAACCATGTACCAGGAAGCCGACAAGCTGGCAGCGGAATTGCGCACCAACGGCTTTCGCGTGAAGGTGGACAAGCGTGAGGGCGTCTCGAACGGCTTCAAGTACAACGACTGGGAACTCAAGGGTGTGCCGGTGCGCATCGAACTCGGGCCGCGAGACCTGGAAGCGGGCGTGGTGGTCGTCAAGAACCGCAATGCCGACGCCAAGGAGACGGTGGCCCGCATGGATGTCGTGGCGTACATGGGCCTGCGGCTCGACGAGATTCAGCAGGCGCTCTACGACCGGGCGCTGTCCTTTCTGCAGGAAAATACCGTCACGGTCGATTCCTACGAGGAGTTCAAGACGGCCATCGAGGCGGGCAAGTGGGTGCGGGCCTTTCACTGCGGTGACGCCGAGAGCGAAGCGCAGATCAAAGAGGACACCAAGGCGACGGTACGCAACATTCCCCTGGATGGGGAACTCTTCGGTGAGCGCGAGGAGGGTGTGTGCGTCCACACCGGCAAACCGAGTGCGTATGGCAAGCGCGCTATTTTTGGCCGTCAGTACTGATCGAGCGCCGCACCAGATTCGGTATCGGAGAAAAAAGAAGGCGCTTTCGGCGCCTTCTTTTTTGATAAACGCTCGTTTCAGCGTGTCGCCGGGCGTCCTTCGAAGGCATTCAGAATCGAGCGCGCGAGGTCGAGCGCGTCCTGCCGGTCGAGGTAGACCGTGGTGCGCTCCCCTTTGCACATGATGGCGAGGCTGGTGAGTTCGTTGTCGCGTTTTCCGATGCCGACGTCCAATGATTCGTGATTGAGCGAGCTGTGATAACGAAGTGTGGTCATGAATATTCCTCATTTACAGGGTAGCGGGTGTCGGCCAGGCCCCGCACTGAGGACTCTTTTACATGTTCTTTCGTCTTTCTGAGGCTTGCTGCTCTCAGTGGCCGGGTTTTGAAAGGAGACTGTCATAAACCAGTTGCTACTTTGTGGGGTAGGTTTCCAGCATTTTTTCTCTGGCGGGTGAAACCAAGTGGCGCCCACGACTGAGCGAAGGGGAGAAGTGGGCGCCGAATGGAGCGGGCAGGCGTCCTCATGTGCGTACGTTCTGCCCAAGACCGTGAGTGCTCCGAAATGAAAGCGACGTGGTTTCAGGGCACGATCTGCTTGATTCGCACCGAGGTAAGAAACGACATGTCGAGCTCGTTGATCAGCCCACCTATCAGGACGTCGTCCTCACAAAGCGTGCGCCTGCGACGAACGCTGTATGGAAGTGTCACGCATCTGTGTACGGCGACCATCGTTCTGGGCTGCTATCTGATGGGAATGCTGGAAGGCTCCCGCGCTGTGCATTACGGCGTGCTGATCGTGCTGATCAACCTGATTTTCGTAGCCCTGATCGCGTCCGGGTTGAACCTTCGTTTTCGGGATCCCAGCATGACCGCCGCGCAGGTCTTTATTTCCCTGTGGCCGTCGATTTACGTCATGTATTACCTGGGTGAACCTCAGGCCCGCATGGCGTTTTTGTTGATGGGAACGGTTGGCATGCTTTTTGGGGTCTTTGCCCTCAATTTCCGGGGCTTGTTTTTGTTGGGGGTTTCGCTGCTTCTGGCGTATCTGGCGCTGCTCGCCGTCTTCGTTGCGCGTGAGCCGGCGCGCATCGACCTGCGGGTGGAGGTGGTCATCGTCTTCGCTTATGCAGTCGTGCTGATTCTGGTTGCTTCGCTGGGCAACCAGATGACGGCGTTACGCCGGACACTCAAGGAGCGCAACCGGAAACTCGAGACAGCCCTCAGTGAGCTTGAGGAGTTGGCCACGCGGGATTCGCTGACCCGGCTGCCCAACCGGCGCGCTCTGCTGGAACGCCTGTTGCAAGAGATCGCGCGCATGGAGCGTCAAAAGAGCAGCGCGGGCGTGTTTTGTGTCTGCCTGCTCGACATTGACTTTTTCAAGCGCGTGAATGACACCTTCGGGCATCAGACGGGGGACGAGACCTTGTGTCTTGTGGCCGGGGCGTTGCAGCATGCGGTGCGCCGATCAGATTTCGTGGGTCGTTTTGGTGGAGAGGAATTTCTGCTGGTGCTGACAGAGGGCACACCGGAAGCCGCTCTGCTGGTGGCCGAGCGGGTGCGCGTGACCGTTGCGGCGTTGCAAATTCCTGGTCAGGCCACGCACGAACGCATTTCGGCATCACTCGGCGTAACCGCGTACCGGCCTGGTGAGTCGATTGAAACGACCATTGCGCGCGCAGACCGCGCACTGTACTGTGCCAAACATCAGGGACGAAACCGCGTGGTGTACGACGGCTGAACAATCAGCCTGAAGTGGGGTTGGTTGCAACAACAAGGCGCCGCATGTGCGGCGCCTTGTTGTTGCGGGAATTACCGGTCGTTGTCGTCGGCTTCCTGGTTGATGGCCGGGACATGGTCCTGAGCTTCGATCTCGGCTTCGGTGGGCTCGGCTTCCACGATCTTCTGGGGAGGCAGCACGGCGATCACCGGCAGGTCGGCGTCGACCGCGAGCCTGCAGCCTTCGGGCAGCGAGATTTCGCCCGCCTTGACCGAATCGCCGACGGCAAGGTGCGAAACGTCCACCACGACTTCGCTGGGAATGCGGCGCGGTCCGGGAGCGATCACCTGCAGGTTGTGCATCACCACGTCGAGAATGCCACCTTCGATGACACCACGGGCTCTGCCGGTGGTGTGCACCGGCACCGGCACCTCGATCTCCTGACCGTAGGTGACGAGGTAGAAGTCGGCGTGCACGATGGTGCGTTTGCGGGGATCCATCTGCACGCTGCGGACGAGCGCGGGCAAGGTCTCGCCGCCCTCCAGCGCGATCTCGATCAGGCCGTGGGTGCTCTGCTCGCGAAAGACACGATCGAAGCTGCGCTCTTCGACGGAAAAGGAAACGTTCCTGTCTTTGTTGTAGGCAACGGCGGGAATGTAGCCGTCACGGATTTTGGATTTTCCTGCACGCGGAACAGCTTTCAATTCAACTACGGACACAATGACCTCCATGGCGCTTCAGCGCTTCAGCGCGTCAGCGGTGAATGCGTCAATTTAACGTCTTTGCCTCCGAAACGCGCATGAGCGTTTCCACATGCTCTCTTCAGCCAAATCATGCCACCGGACCCGACAAAGCCAAAGCCGCCCGTAGGACGCCTGTCAGGCGCCTGAGGGTTACTTGGCGAGGACGGTGCTGAGGTCGGCTTCAGTGATGGACCGGCTCTGCGCGCCGACCTTGGTGGCTGCAAGGGCGCCAGCCGCGTTGGCAGAGCGGGCAGCCTCCGCGAGGCTCTTGCCGCTCAGCACCGCGTGCGCGAACACCGCGACAAAAGTATCACCGGCGCCGGTGGTGTCCACCACGTCCTCGACCGGAATCGATTCCACCAGCTCGGTCTCTTCGGGTGTCCACACGATCGAACCCATCGCGCCGACCTTCACGATGACCTTGCCCGCGCCGCGCTGCGCCAGGGTTGCCAGGGCCGCGCTGATCGACTGCGTGCCCGTGAGGGACAGCAGCTCGTGCTGATTGAGCAGGATGTAATCGGCCCCCATGACGCTGTCCATCAGGCGTTGTCCTGCTGCATTGACGGCGCCCGTACCGAGGTCGATCAGCACTGGCACCTGTGCCTTTTGTGCGTATCCCATCGCCTTGACGGCGTATTCACGCTGTGGCCCACCGATCAGGCTGTAGGCACTGATGATCAGGGCGTCGCAGGACTCGATGTCCTTTTTCTTGAGCCGCGCCGCGTCAAGCTGCCGGTTGGCCGCGCCCGAGGAAATCATGGCGCGCCGGCCGTCCAGCGTCTGCATCACCGTGATGGTCGAGGTCAGGTGGTCAGGGTCGGTCTGCACTGCGCTTTCGGAGACACCACTCTCGCGCACCAGCCGGAGCGCGTAAGCCGCAAACGGATCGTCGCCGACGCGGGCACCCAGCGTCACGCTGTGGCCGAGCCGCGCGAGCGTCACGCTGATGGTGCCGCCCGCCCCGCCCGGCTGCATGGACGCGCGCAGCGGCGAAACCTCCTCACCGGGCGCGGGAATGCGCTCGAGGTGGTAGAGGTGGTCGACGGTCACATCACCGATGACGAAGAATTTCACTGCAACCTCCCGGCCTCTGCGTTCCGTCCGGCGTAAGACTGGACTTCAGAAACGAGACGGCCCGATATTTCTCTTGAAGTAGACATTTTATCCTAACACGCCCAGTTCCTGAGCGAAGTTGAAAAACACATCGAGCGGCACGTCCTCGGCGCGTACATCCGGACGCAGGCCACTCGCGTTGAGGGCCTGCTCGATCGCGCCTCCCTCATAGCCTGCCATGCGCAGGTTGTTTCGCAAGGTTTTGCGACGATGATGAAGGGCCGCTTCCAGCAACCGTACAAGGCGTACGTCAGGCTTTTGTCCCGAAAAATCCAGCCGGACCACGCTTGAGGTAACGTCTGGCGCGGGAAAGAAGGCACCTTTCGGTACGTCGCGCAGCAGCCGGACAGAGCCGTACAGCGAGGCGATGGCGCTCAGAAAACCGTAGCCGTCACTGCCGGGACGTGCAGCCAGACGCTCGCCCACTTCGCGCTGCACCAGCACGGTCGCGCTCGCAAAACGTCCGCTTTCCATGAAGCGGGTCAGCAGCGCCGTCGAGATGTAGTAAGGCAGGTTGGCGATGACGCGGCTGCCTTCGGGGACGCTCTGATAATCGAACTTGAGTGCGTCCCCCCACACCACACGCACGTCCAGTCCGCTCAGGGTTTCTTGCAGCACAGGCCGCAGACGCTCGTCTTTTTCGAGCGCGGTGACGTGTGCTCCACGCAGCGCCATTTCGCGGGTGAGCACGCCCAGACCGGGCCCTACCTCAACCACGCTTTCTCCCGGTTTCGCTCCACCGGCTTCGGCAATGGCGCGCAACACGTTGCCGTCGACCAAAAAATTCTGCCCGAGGCTTTTGGTGGGCCTCAGGCCATGGCGGGCAAGCAGATCACGCACGGTTTTTGGCGAGTACAGCGGTACAGGGTCAGTCATGAATCCTTGAAAGCAGCGGCCACGGGCGGCCTCAGCAGGAGAGTGAGGAGGAACAGGGGAAAGCCAAGCCTGGGGGCCCGCTTTCGCGCTGCCTTAAGATACCCCGCTCCCGGCCTTCTGTCTCGGCGGTCACCTCGTCAGGCACACCGGTGTCAGGCACACCGGTCGTCGAAGAGCCGGGCTGCTTCAGCTTCCGAAAGGTCCAGCGCCACCGCCAGTTCGAGCACCACGGCCTTTTTGGCTTGCTGGAAGGCGCTCAGCTCACTGGACGCGAGCCCGCGGTGCAGCTGCCGACGGGCCAGCGTGCCGGCCAGCTGGGCCACTTCATAGAGCTGCCCTCCCTCCAGAATGGCTTGCTGCAGGCGGTGGCGTGGTGGAAAAGCGCTGGGCAGTTGCGTATCCGGACCTTGCAGCACGCTGAGCAGCCGTGGCACCTCGTCTTTGGTCAGGACACGCCGCAGGCCCAGCGCCGAGGCCTTCTCGACCGGAACCAGCACCTGCATGCCGCCGGTGCGCAGCTCGATGTCGTAATACGGCCTCACCTCGCCTCCGACCGAGCGCTGAGTGATGGCGCGCACGACGCCGGGGCCGTGCTTGGGATACACCACCTGATCGCCTGGGGCGAGGGTGAGCAGTTGAGTCATGTCATCTCCAGGGCGGGGCCGCAAGGTTGCGGATGATCGAGGATAGCAGGATGTCCGCAGGATCGCCGAGAACACGACGAGGCTGAACTCACGGACCTAAAGCGGTTGTCAAAGACATGGATAGGTTTTTGATCCATGTCTTTGACCGAGCGGAGAGCGCGCAGTGCCCGAAACCGCTTTTGGGCACGCTGTCAGCGCGGGGAGCGAGTGACCTTGACCAGGAGCGGATGGAAATGGAATTGATGGAGTGTCTTCCTCCAAGGGTGGAATGGACAAACGCTCTAAGCTTCGTGAACATCGGGCTTGCTCACTTTAGCGTCCCGGCGGGCGGCGCCGTGTCCTGTTTGCCGTCGGCGATTTCGGTGAGCCTGCCATCGCGGGAAAACCCGGCAGCCGACTCGGCGCGCTCTGCCATTTGGGTGTCCTGGGTTGCCGCACCCTATCCTGAATTCATGGAAAACGACGTGAACTGGCAAATGAGCCTGCGCGAAGCGCGCTTCACCGAGGCGGCGGCGCGGGCGCGGCTGGCCGGAGCGGCCCCTGACGCGATGGCTGCCCTGGAGGACCTGGCCGAAGTCGAGCGAATGGTCAAGGCCAAGCGCTACGGCCCGGCCCGGCGGGCACTCAAGCGTTATCAGGATAACCTGGACGGGGTCAGCGACCTGTCCTTGCGCGCCCTGGTGAACGTCGACGCCCTGGAGCACGGGGTGGTGGCCCTGGAGGAAACCGAGCGCGCCCGTCTGCATGAAAGTGCGGTGTTGCGCGAACGGCTTGCCCCGGCGCTCGCCCATCCTGTCACGCGGGCCGAAGCGCACAACGCCCTGGGGGTACTGCAGGCCCTGCAGAATGACGCCCAGGCGGCTCGCGCGGCTTTTGACGATGCGCTCGAGGCCGATCCGAGACATTACCGAGCCCTGACCAACATCGGAAACCTGTTGCTCGAGGAGGGTGATCCGGTCGCGGCCGAGGGCTATTACCGCCGGGCGCTGGAGCTGAACGCCGAGTATGCGGGAGCTCACCACAACCTGGCCGTGGCGCTGCGTCGCCAGCGCAAGATCGCCGCGTCGGTGCGCTCGCTCAAGACCGGACAACGCTTGATGGCCCGTCAGAGCAACCGCGATGGACGTGAGGAAGCCCGCGAGCGTTTCGGTCGGCTGGGTGCGCCCGAGAGCACCCGAAAGCTGGTGCGCTGGGTGCTGATCGCGATGGCCGTATTGATCGTGTTTTACCTGTTGCGCGGAGGAGCCTGAGATGCGCGAGACATCCCAGCTGCCGGCGCCTGGGTCCGGCGCCTTCGTGTTCACTGCCCAAGAAATTCGTGAGCTTGACGCCGACCTTGCACGCCGGGACCTGCTTGAACTCACGATGGAACATGCCGGTGCGCGCGTGGCCGAAGTGATCCACGCCCGCTTTCCCACTGGACCGGTGCTTGCCCTGGCGGGCGGCGGCGCCAACGGAGGAGACACCTTTGTCGCGGCGCGTCATCTGCACGCCCTGGGACGCGAGGTGTACGTGCTGGCCCAGGGCACCCGTCACGAACTCGCCGGGCGCATGCGGCGGCGGCTGGAAGGGCTGTGCCCGATCGAGCTTCTCACCGAAGAGCGTCTGTGTGCGGGCCTGTCAAAAACGCGGGTGGTGCTCGACGGACTGCTGGGCACCGGGTTCGTGCCCCCTTTGCGTGAGGAGCTGACCCAATGGATCCGCCGGATCAACGAGGCGGGCAAAACGGTCGTCAGCCTGGATCTGCCCACCGGGCTGCCTTCGGACACCGCCGGAGACGGGTCGGACGCCGAGCGCGTCCGCGCCGATCTGACGCTGGCCCTGGTGGGCTTCAAACCTGGGCTGCTGTTCTCGGAGGTGGGTGAGGTGCAGGTGCTCGATCTGGGCGTGCCGCCGGCCCTGCTCGAGCGACACGCGCACGCGTCATGCATCACGCCAGAGGAAGTGCGCGCCCTGCTGCCCCGCCGAGTGCGCGGTGCCCACAAGGGCACTGCCGGTCGGGTGTATGTGCTGGGCGGACGGCCCGGTTATACTGGCGCGCCCAGCCTGACGGCCTATGGGGCGCTGCGGGCCGGGTCCGGTCTGGTGGCGCTGTACTCGCGCGCCGAACTGCCGCGTCATCCGGTCGAGTCGATGGCCCACCGCATCGAAGACTGGAACGCGCTTACCGCGCTGCCCCGCCCCGACGCCGTGGCGCTCGGAATGGGACTGGGTGAGGACAGCGTGCCCGTCGCGCGCCGCGTGCTGTCCTGGAAAGTGCCGGTGGTCCTCGACGCCGACGCGCTGCAAAGCGAGCTGCGAGGTGCCGGACATGACGCGGT
The Deinococcus peraridilitoris DSM 19664 genome window above contains:
- the proS gene encoding proline--tRNA ligase, coding for MTDAKASQFGVTPQSVDFNEWYNEVVVKADLADYSPVRGSMVVKPYGSAIWERIQRWLDDRFKETGHESLLFPTLIPMNFLQKEAQHVEGFAPELFTVTKIGTEALEEPYVLRPTSETIIGHMWSQWLNSYRDLPFLHYQWGAVFRAELRTKLFLRTAEFYWHEGHTAHATQEEAMAETMQQLDLYHEFCRDVLALPVIRGPKSASERFAGAVETFSIEGMMRDGKALQSGTSHYLGQNFAKAFDVKFQGSDQKEHFVHTTSWAISSRIIGALIMTHGDDKGLQLPPNIAPIQVVVVPVVRKDNAETMYQEADKLAAELRTNGFRVKVDKREGVSNGFKYNDWELKGVPVRIELGPRDLEAGVVVVKNRNADAKETVARMDVVAYMGLRLDEIQQALYDRALSFLQENTVTVDSYEEFKTAIEAGKWVRAFHCGDAESEAQIKEDTKATVRNIPLDGELFGEREEGVCVHTGKPSAYGKRAIFGRQY
- a CDS encoding GGDEF domain-containing protein — encoded protein: MSSSLISPPIRTSSSQSVRLRRTLYGSVTHLCTATIVLGCYLMGMLEGSRAVHYGVLIVLINLIFVALIASGLNLRFRDPSMTAAQVFISLWPSIYVMYYLGEPQARMAFLLMGTVGMLFGVFALNFRGLFLLGVSLLLAYLALLAVFVAREPARIDLRVEVVIVFAYAVVLILVASLGNQMTALRRTLKERNRKLETALSELEELATRDSLTRLPNRRALLERLLQEIARMERQKSSAGVFCVCLLDIDFFKRVNDTFGHQTGDETLCLVAGALQHAVRRSDFVGRFGGEEFLLVLTEGTPEAALLVAERVRVTVAALQIPGQATHERISASLGVTAYRPGESIETTIARADRALYCAKHQGRNRVVYDG
- a CDS encoding 50S ribosomal protein L25, with the translated sequence MSVVELKAVPRAGKSKIRDGYIPAVAYNKDRNVSFSVEERSFDRVFREQSTHGLIEIALEGGETLPALVRSVQMDPRKRTIVHADFYLVTYGQEIEVPVPVHTTGRARGVIEGGILDVVMHNLQVIAPGPRRIPSEVVVDVSHLAVGDSVKAGEISLPEGCRLAVDADLPVIAVLPPQKIVEAEPTEAEIEAQDHVPAINQEADDNDR
- a CDS encoding carbohydrate kinase family protein, yielding MKFFVIGDVTVDHLYHLERIPAPGEEVSPLRASMQPGGAGGTISVTLARLGHSVTLGARVGDDPFAAYALRLVRESGVSESAVQTDPDHLTSTITVMQTLDGRRAMISSGAANRQLDAARLKKKDIESCDALIISAYSLIGGPQREYAVKAMGYAQKAQVPVLIDLGTGAVNAAGQRLMDSVMGADYILLNQHELLSLTGTQSISAALATLAQRGAGKVIVKVGAMGSIVWTPEETELVESIPVEDVVDTTGAGDTFVAVFAHAVLSGKSLAEAARSANAAGALAATKVGAQSRSITEADLSTVLAK
- the rsmA gene encoding 16S rRNA (adenine(1518)-N(6)/adenine(1519)-N(6))-dimethyltransferase RsmA; this translates as MTDPVPLYSPKTVRDLLARHGLRPTKSLGQNFLVDGNVLRAIAEAGGAKPGESVVEVGPGLGVLTREMALRGAHVTALEKDERLRPVLQETLSGLDVRVVWGDALKFDYQSVPEGSRVIANLPYYISTALLTRFMESGRFASATVLVQREVGERLAARPGSDGYGFLSAIASLYGSVRLLRDVPKGAFFPAPDVTSSVVRLDFSGQKPDVRLVRLLEAALHHRRKTLRNNLRMAGYEGGAIEQALNASGLRPDVRAEDVPLDVFFNFAQELGVLG
- a CDS encoding CarD family transcriptional regulator; the protein is MTQLLTLAPGDQVVYPKHGPGVVRAITQRSVGGEVRPYYDIELRTGGMQVLVPVEKASALGLRRVLTKDEVPRLLSVLQGPDTQLPSAFPPRHRLQQAILEGGQLYEVAQLAGTLARRQLHRGLASSELSAFQQAKKAVVLELAVALDLSEAEAARLFDDRCA
- a CDS encoding tetratricopeptide repeat protein, giving the protein MENDVNWQMSLREARFTEAAARARLAGAAPDAMAALEDLAEVERMVKAKRYGPARRALKRYQDNLDGVSDLSLRALVNVDALEHGVVALEETERARLHESAVLRERLAPALAHPVTRAEAHNALGVLQALQNDAQAARAAFDDALEADPRHYRALTNIGNLLLEEGDPVAAEGYYRRALELNAEYAGAHHNLAVALRRQRKIAASVRSLKTGQRLMARQSNRDGREEARERFGRLGAPESTRKLVRWVLIAMAVLIVFYLLRGGA
- a CDS encoding bifunctional ADP-dependent NAD(P)H-hydrate dehydratase/NAD(P)H-hydrate epimerase; this encodes MRETSQLPAPGSGAFVFTAQEIRELDADLARRDLLELTMEHAGARVAEVIHARFPTGPVLALAGGGANGGDTFVAARHLHALGREVYVLAQGTRHELAGRMRRRLEGLCPIELLTEERLCAGLSKTRVVLDGLLGTGFVPPLREELTQWIRRINEAGKTVVSLDLPTGLPSDTAGDGSDAERVRADLTLALVGFKPGLLFSEVGEVQVLDLGVPPALLERHAHASCITPEEVRALLPRRVRGAHKGTAGRVYVLGGRPGYTGAPSLTAYGALRAGSGLVALYSRAELPRHPVESMAHRIEDWNALTALPRPDAVALGMGLGEDSVPVARRVLSWKVPVVLDADALQSELRGAGHDAVVWTPHPGEAARLLGIGTGDITRDPFAAARALQLAYGGTVVLKGGPSVIATPGALRVCLAGNPGMATGGSGDVLSGVIAALLGAGLSAPEAAIAGVYLHAAAGDRAYARLGYGLIASDIAHEVAPAWHVLHQASSEIL